DNA from bacterium:
TTTCCCATCGGCAAGTACAAGGTGATCGAGAGCGAATCCGGTTTCTCGGTGATGGACGACGCGTACAACGTCATCGGCAAAGGTCTCTACGACCAGCCCTTCGTGTCGAACGACAGTCTTTTCGGCTTCACCCTCCACGATCCCGAACCCCACCCCAAAAGGATTATAAGCTTCCGGGTGACCAATCCCATCCAGGAAGCCGAGAGCATCCGTCAGTCCATCACCGTTCAACAGGCCAAAGACTCAAACGCGTTCATCATCAGCGTATCCAACACGGACCCGAAGCTGGTGGCCAAGCTTGCAAACGCCATCGCCGAGGTCTACGTGGATGAAAATCTGCGCTGGAAACAGGAGCGCGCCCGAAAGGCCCGGGAGTTCATCGGACAGCAGATCGAAGTGGCCGAAGTCAAGCTGCGGCTTACGGAGGACCTCCTCAGAGAGTACAAGGAAGAGCTGGGCACCGTGTCCTTCCCCGACGAAGCGAGGGAGCGCATTCGCCGCCTGAGCGTCGTCGAGGAGAACAAGAACATCCTGGAACGTGAACTCGCCGAGCTTGAGGGACAAAAAAGAATCGTCGGGAACTACCTCAATCGAGGTGAGCTGGACCAGGGCACTCTGACGGCCATCAGCTCCTGGCCCGCGTTCCAGATGGATCAGATGCTGGTCGAGCTCGTTCGGGAAGCCGGATCTCTTACGATCGAGAGAGAGCGTCTATCTCAAACCTCAGGCCCGCTCAATCCCCGACTGGACGAGATAGACCGCGAGCTGGACTCCATCGAGAACGACATCGAGAGTCAGCTCTCTTACACCATCTCCGCCGGTGCTCTCGGCATCTCCATCGAAGGCAAGAAATCCCAGATCGAACAAACTAGAAGTTCCATCGCCCAGTTGACCGGCGAGCTTTCCACCATGCCGCGGGAGGAAATGGAGCTCTCCATCCGTGAGCAAAAGAGCGACGTCGTGGCGAAAATCCACTCGCTGCTCCTCGAGCGGTACGAGGAGGCGCGCATCAACGAGAGCATGGAAACGGGCGACGTGCGCATCGTTGATCGGGCGATACGGCCCACGGCGCCGATGAGCCCCAACCACACGTCGGATCTCCTCCTCGGCTTGGTCGTCGGTCTCATCATCGGAATCGGCCTGGCCATGATCGTCGAAATGAACGACACGACGGTGAAGTCGGCCGATGAAATCGCCAACCTGACCGGCCTCACAGCGATCGGCACGATCCCGAAAGCGACCGAGGAGTTCGAGGAGCTCGGTGAGGGTCGCCTGATCGTTCTGGAGAACCCGCGTTCCCCCATCGCCGAAACGTACCGCATCATCCGGACGAACATCCAATACTTCAGCATTGACAAGGAGATCCGAGTCCTTTCCATCACGAGCCCCAGCAAGGGTGAGGGGAAAACCACGACCACGGCGAACCTGGGGGTGTCCATCGCCCAGCAGGGTCATAAAACCCTACTGGTGGATACCGATCTGCGCAAGGCGAAAATGCACCGTTTCTTCAACATCCCCAACACGCCCGGTTTCACCGAGCTCATTCTCGGGGACAGAACGGACGAGGACGTCATCCGATCCACCCGGGTCGAAAACCTCTTCGTCCTCCCCTCGGGGCACCCGCCGCCGAACCCCTCCGAACTCCTGTCCAGCCGCCGGACAAAGGATATCCTCGAACGATTCCGTCAGGAGTACGATAGGGTGATTCTGGACACCCCCCCCGTCCTGGCGGTGACCGATCCCGCCATCCTGGGATCCCTGGTTGACGGAACCATCCTGGTCATAGAATCCGAGTCGAGCGAGGCTGAGGCCGTCAAAGAGGCGGTGAACCTCCTGAGAAACGCTCGGGCTCAGATCCTGGGATTCGTGTTGAACAAAGTGGATCTCACCCGAACGTACAAATCGCACAGGTACTACCACTATTACTACCACCACGACGACGAAGCGGAGCGGTCCAAAGGTTCGATTTGGAAACGTTTCCGGGGCAAAAAGTAACCCTTTTCACCGCACTGACGAGTCGAGATCCGGGCGATCTGACTCGTCATATTATGGAAACGCCAAACGCCCTGGAATGGCTGACGGAGGAGCGACTCGCCCCGCTGACGGATTGGAAGCTCCACGTCGGGGGTTTGGCACAGGGCTTGCAAGTTGACATTCTTGTCTCCCTAAAGGAGAAAAGACGTCAGGAAGCCCGCTTGGAGTTGGTCCAAACCGCCCCGCTCCTGGACCTTCTGGCGGCGACGGTGGCGCTGCAACCGCTGGCCCTCAAGGGATTGGATTTCCGCGCGCGGCTGTACCCGCCCGCCACCCGACCGGCGGCGGACCTGGATCTCTACCTCGAGCGTCGAAAGATAGCCCGGTTCGCCGAGGCGGCGGAAAAAACAGGCTGGAGATTGGCCACCCGGGGACGGCTGGGGCGGCGACTCTGGCGGCGTTGGAATCACCTGATTTGGGGCAAGGACCAGCCTCTGCGGGAACCACTTCTTCGATCCCCACCTCCTGTCGGTGTACGATATCTGGCTGTTGTGTCCCGGACTCGATTGGGGTAAACTCTACACGCTGGCGCGCAAGGCGGGATTGGAACGGACGGTCTCCTTCGCCCTTGATTATCTCCGGTGCTACCCGACGGTGAGAAAGCTCGTCCCACCCGGAGAACCGCTCAGGCCGGGGCGAATCGGGAGGGAATTTTTCAGACAGGGGGCGGAAGGGGTACGGGCACGATCCAGGCTGATGGGGCTTTACCTCGCTGACCCGCGGATCCGCTCACTGACCTACATCCTCGGTCACCTCGGTGAATCACTAGGGTATTTTCTATGAAAACCTACGATCCCGACGCCGTGCCCGTAAAAGCGGGACGCATACCCTCCCAGGATGTGGATGGCGAGATTTTCGCCATCACCCCCGACGACGGCTTTCTCCACAACTTCAACGAGGTGGGGAGCCTCATCTGGAACCTGATAGACGGGAAACACAGCCTCGGCGAAATCGAAAGCTCCATCCTGGCGGAGTACGACGCGGAGCCCCATCAGCTCAGGAACGATCTAACAACGTTCTTCAAGGTGCTTGGGGAAAAAGGATTGGTGGAGTACGCGCGCTGACCTCCACCACGCGCGTTAAAAAAAGGCGGCTCACGACAGAATGAAAGACGGGGTTGCAGAATCGAATGTCTTCTCGAATCTCCGCTGGAAAGCCTTCCATCGCCACATTCCGTATATCGTCACATTCGAGCTTACCTACCGCTGCAACCTCAAATGCACGCACTGCTACCTGACGCCGGGCGACCCCCACGAGGAGGAGATGCCGGCCCTGAACTGGATCCGAACAATCCGCGAGCTCGCCGACCTGGGAACCTTTTACGTGACGGTCACCGGGGGGGAACCGACCCTGTACCCGGGCTTCTGGGACATCCTGGACGAGCTGCACCGGCGGGAAACGGTAATCCGCGTCTTCACCAACGCCACGACCCTGACCGAGGAGGACGTTGACCGGCTGATCCGCTGCGGGGTCCGCTACGTCGACATCTCCCTCCACGGGCCGGACGCCGCCACGCACGAGGCGATTACCCGCACACCCGGCAGCTTTTCCCGGACAATCGAGGCCGTAAAAAGGCTCCGGGCGGCCGGCGTATACGTCAACCTCAAAGGGTGTCTCCTGCGGTCGAACTTCAGGCGCGTCAACGAGCTGGACCGCTTCATGTTGTCGTTGGGCGGTCAGCCGATGATAAGCTCGACCATCACCCCGGCCAACGACGGCGGTACGGGACCCCTCGAGACGGCGCTGAACACCGAGGAATACTGCTTCATCTACGACAACTATTACCGAGAGGATAACGAACCGACGGAAACGGGGAAGGAAAGGATTCTACCCGTGATGGGCTGCACGGCCGGCTTCTCGACCTTATCCGTCGCACCCGACGGGGAGGTGTTTCCCTGTCTGCAACTGCGGGTCTCGATGGGGAACGTCCGGCGGAACACCTTGAGGAGAATATGGCATCATGCCCCCCTGAACTTGTACTTGAGCGGGCTGATGCAATTAGCCCCTCCGGGCTGCCTGGGGTGTGAGCTCGCCGACTCTTGCATGCGCTGTCCCGGTCTGGCCCTCATCGAAACCGGCAGTCTCTGGAAGCCTTCACCCAGCGCCTGTCAGGCGGCAAGCAATTACAAATCCGCCCATACTCTCCACCTTTCACGAAAAGGAAACGGAAATGAGCAAGAAGAGCTACATCCCACCGAATCTAACCAGTGAGAGAATATTTCAGGAGGCATCCATCAGGTGTGAGTATGCAGGGAGAACCATACTAACTTGTCAAAAACACACGGGATGCTTCTACAGAAAAAACCCAGGCCAGTGTACGATCTATCAGTTTGCTTCGTAACCAGATGCTTTACACCCCTGGTTGACCCGAAATGTCCTCGACCCTAACCGGACACCTTAGCCATAGAAGGTCTTATTACACATAACCTGAAAGCCGGGCTCATAGCGGAAGCGCTGCGAATGAGCGGTCCCCGATGGGTGATGAGCCGTGGCCGATGCCACGGTGAATTGATACCCGACGGGGCCGAAATTCTCCTGGAGCCCTTCGGCAAAACGCTTCCCCGGCTGGGCGAGATCGCGGCCTATATAAATCCCGACGGCCTCGAGGTCGTCCACCGCCTCTGCCACCGGGACGCAGGCGGCTGGTGGGGCAACGCGGACACGGTGCTGGCGATGGAGCGCACCGGAAACCTTATCGGCCGCGTCACGGCCCGCCGGTGGAAAGGCTCCGTCCGCGGCGTGAAACCGATGCCCGCCAGGGCCGGGCTGGCCTGGCTCCTACACGGTATCTACCACCGCACCCACGGTTTCTTCGGCGCCGGGGGGCGGATTACTTTGCAGCTTGTCCAATGGCTTAAACCACGACTCTACCCCACCCCATGAGGATATGAACCACAACGAACTGGCCAGAAAACTCAAAGAGGGTCCGGCGGTTTTCGGCGTCATCGGCCTGGGATACGTGGGACTGCCCCTCGCCCTGGAGTTCGCCGAGGCCGGCATCCGCGTCGTCGGATTCGACATAGACCCGACGAAAGTGGAGTTTCTCCGAAAAGGCGAGAGCTATATCCAGCAGATTCCGGCCGGTCGGATTAAACCGTACGTGGACGGCGGCCTCCTCACCGCGACCGGCGACCTCGACCGCCTGGGCGAAGTTGACGTCATCGCCATCTGCGTGCCCACACCGCTGGACGGCCACCGACAGCCAGACCTGAGCTTCGTCGAGACCACGTCCCGGGACGTGGCCGGTCGGCTGAAAAAGGGGCAGGTGGTGATCCTCGAGTCCACCACCTATCCCGGCACCACCCGGGAGGTCGTCCTGCCCATACTCGAGAAGGGGTCGGGCCTGAAAGGCGGGACGGACTTCTTCCTCGCCTTCTCCCCGGAACGGGAGGACCCTGGCAACAAGGACTACCGGACCCGGACGATTCCCAAGGTCATCGGCGCGCTGACTCCGGCGGGGCTGGATCTGGTCAAGGTCTTCTACGGCCGGGTCTTCGAACAAACGGTCCCGGTGTCCAGCCTGGAGGTCGCCGAGATGACCAAAATCTTCGAGAACACCTTCCGGGCCGTGAATATCGCCCTGGTCAACGAGCTGAAGATGCTGGCGCTGCGCATGGGGGTCAACCTGCACGAGGTGATAGACGCCGCCTCGACGAAGCCCTTCGGCTTCATGCCCTTCCGCCCGGGACCGGGCCTCGGGGGGCACTGCATCCCCATAGACCCCTTCTACCTCACCTGGAAGGCCCACGAGTACGAGTTCAGCACCCGTTTCATCGAGCTGGCCGGCGAGATAAACACGGGGATGCCGCGTTTCGTGGTGGAGCGCACCGCCGAGGCGCTCAACCACGCGGGCAAACCGCTCCAGGGCTCGAAAATCCTCATCCTCGGTATTTCCTACAAGCCCGACATAGACGACATGCGGGAAAGCCCCGCCGTTCCGGTCATGGAGGGTCTCCTCGAACGCGGCGCGAAGGTGGACTACCACGACCCGTACATCAAAAAAATGCCCGCCACGCGCCAGACCGAGCTGCGTCTGCAGAGCATCCCCCTGAAGGATTACGCCGAGCTTAAAGCCTACGACGCCGTGGTCATCGTGACCAACCACTCCGACTACGATTACCGGGAGGTAGTCCGATGCGCGGCCCTCGTCGTGGACACGCGGAACGCCACCGCGGGAATCCCCAACGATGGGAACGTGTGGCTGGCCTAGGTTTTTCACTTTGCAAGTTGATAAAGCGGCGAGAAGGGCGGTCTTGCGGGTAGGACCCCCTTTTTGTAATATCACCTGGATAATCCGGCTCCAACCGCCGCGAGGCCGGTTAAAAAAGACATGGAAATACTCGCCGTCATCCCCGCCCGGGGCTCATCCAAGGGCCTGGAGCGGAAGAACCTCGCCCCCCTGGGAGGGCGGCCGCTGTTAGCCTACACGGCCGACTGCGTCCTGGGAGCCGTCCATCCCCTGCGGGCGGTTCTTTCCACCGAGGACGACGAGATAGCGAGCCTCGGACGCCGCCTGGGCCTCGATGTCCCCTTCCGGCGCCCGGACGATTTGGCGAGAGACACCTCCACCTCCCTGGAGGTTCTCCAGCACGCCCTGGCCAGCCTGCACGCCGACGAAGGGTACGCCCCGGAATGGGTGGTGCTTCTTCAACCGACCTCCCCGCTGCGGACCGCCGCCCACCTGGACGCCGCACTGGACCTGCTTTTATCCGGGGGGTTCGATTCCCTGCTCTCGCTGAGCCCCATGCGCCAGAACCCGGCCTGGGCCTACCGCGTCACCGGAGGGCTGGTCGAGGCGATCGAACGGGAACGGCCCGACCGCCGTCAAGAGCTGCCCGATTTTTACTACCCCAACGGGGCGATTTACGCTACCTCCCCGGAGCTTTTGGCCGCCGACCGCCTTCTCGGCGACCGCTGCGCCGCATTCGTGATGGAGCCCTGGGAGTCGGTGGACGTGGACGACGCCTGGGACATGGCGGTGGCCGAGGCCGGGCTCATCCACGCCAAGAGGGCCGCGCGATGGTAGCCGCCTTCAGGGTGGGCGGGCGCCTGCTGGCGCCGGGAGTACCGGTGTACATCGTCGCCGAGGGCGGAGTGAACCACGACGGCGACCCGGAGAAGGCCCTGGAGCTCGCCGTCGCCGCCAAGGAGTGCGGAGCCGACGCGGTCAAGTTCCAGCTCTTCACCCCCGAAAATCTCGTCGCCGCAGGCGCGCCCCCGGCGCGTTACCAGCGGAAAAACGCCGGCGGGAAGGACCAACTGGCCATGCTCGAGCGGCTGAAGCTCACCGAGCGGGACTTCGCGCGGGTAAAATCACGCTGCGATGGGCTGGGCCTGGACTTCATCCTTTCGGCCTTCTCCGAGGATGACGTGCGCGCCGCCGCACGGCTGGGCGTGCCGGCGCTGAAAATCGGCTCCGGCGAGCTCACCGACCCCTTCGTTCTGGACGCCGCGCGGCATACCGGGCTCCCGCTCATGGTCTCCACGGGGATGGCGAATCTGGAAGACGTCGCCTGGGCCGTGGACCGCCTGGGGGAAGCGGATATTCTCCTCTTCCATTGCACCAGCTCATACCCAGCCCCGTTGGAAGAGCTGAACCTGCGCGCCCTGACCGCCCTGCACGACCGCTTCGTCCGCCCCGTGGGCCTCTCCGACCACAGCCCGGGCACCCTGGCCGCATGCCTGGCCGTGGCCCTGGGCGCCTGCGCCGTGGAGAAGCACTTCACCTTGGACACCGGCGGCCTCGGCCCCGACCACGCGGCCAGCCTCGACCCGGCCGGTTTCCGGGAACTCATCCGCGGGATACGCAACGCGGAGCGCATCCTGGGCGATGGGGAAAAACGCGCGACCCCCGCGGAGGAGAACACCCGGTCGGTAGCGCGCAAGGGCCTGCGAACGACGCGGAGACTGGAGACGGGTCACCGCCTGGCCCCGGGGGATTTAACCGCCAAGCGCCCGGCGGTGGGCCTGGACCCCCGCGGGGTGGAAGGTCTGTACGGGAGAAGAATCAAAGGAAAGCTGGACCCGGATCAACCCCTGACCGAAGACGATCTGGAGTAATCGAAGCCTTTTTTAAAGAGGGGTGAGCGTGGAGTACGAAATCTACGATACCGCTCCCGATTCGCTGCCCACCGAGGCCATCCGGTTGAGGAGCGTGGCCTCCATCCACCGCCGCTTCGGCAACGCGGACTTCGCCGGCTGGACCATTGCCAACCTGGGTCTGGCCTCGGGGGAACGGGTCTTAGACATCGGCTGCGGGGTGGGACAAATAACGGTTCCGCTCGCCCGGGCGGTGGCGCCGGACGGCCACGCCAAGGGGATAGATAACGAACCGGACTACGCGGCGGCCTGGGACGCCCTCGACAAGGGCGACCTGCCGATCTCCTTCGACCTCTGGCGGTGGGAGGCTCCCTGGCCCTGGCCCAACGGCTCCTACGACGCGGCGGCGTCCAATTTCACCCTTACCATCATGCCCGATCTCGACCTCGCCGTGAGGGAAATCGGACGGATCCTCCGCCCCAACGGCCGGTTGCTCGTCACCGGTTCCGCACCCGACGACCAGGCCGAGTTCATGCAGATGCACTGGGAGCTGGTGGGGGAGCACCCCACCGCCGAGATGGCCGCCCGTGGGAGGGACATGACCACCGAGATCCTGCCGCTCCTGGACGAGGTCTTCGGCCCCGGGAAACGGATAGACTTCGCCAACGATCTGAGCTTCCCCCGGCCCCAGGACGTGGCCGAGTTCTACGCGACCGGTAAGCTCTATGGGCTCCTGGCTACCGACCCCCGCACGCGCGACGATCTATTGGACATAATTTTCCACGCCGCCGAGGAGCACATCGCCAAGCACGGCACCTACGTCGTCAAGCGGCGGCTCCTGGGCGGTCTCTACATCAAGAAGCCCTGATTTGACGCAGCGGCGGATTGCCATCCTCACCGGTTGCCGCTCCGATTACGGCCTGCTCCGCCCCTTCATCCGGCGGGTGGAGGGAGAGCCGGGGGCCGAGTTGTTGCTCTACGCGGCGGCCGGTCACCTCTCCCACTCACGCGGGATGACGGTGGAGGAGATACGCCGGGACGGGTTCGAGCCGGTGACCCTGGCCCCGGTGGTCGAGGATGACGACACCCCGGCGGGCATGGCGGAGCTGGCCTCCCGCGTGACCGGGGAGCTGGCCCGTCTCTGGCGGCGGGACCGGCCGGACTGGCTCGTCGTCCTGGGGGACAGGGTCGAGGTGCTGGGCGCCGCCGTGGCGGCCTGGTACTGCCGCGTACCCCTGGCCCAGTTTCACGCCGGGGACCTCTCCCTGGTGGACGACGGGCCGCGACACGCCGTCAGCCGTCTGGCCCACCTGCTCTTCCCCGCCACCCGATCCGCGGCGGAAAGACTGCTCGCGTGGGGGGAGGAGGCCTGGAGGGTGCACCCGGTGGGTTCCCTGGCGGCCGATCGAGTCCTCTCCAGCCCGCCCCTCGACCCCAAGGAGCTCCGCGAACTGGGCGAACGGGTGGGCCTGAACCTGGACGGCGATTTCCTGGTGCTGCTGTACCACCCCCTCCCCGGAGAGCCGGAGAAGACGGCGAAGGGACTTACGGCGTGCCTGGAGGCGCTGGACGCCGCCTCGCTCCCCACCCTCGTCCTCCACCCCAACGCCGACGCCGGGGGACGACCGATAGTCGAGGAGCTGGAGCGGTGGGTGGGGCGTGAACCGCACCGCGCGCTCCAGACCAGTCTGGCGCCGGAGTCGTTCACCGAAATCCTGCGCCGGACGCGGGCCCTCGTGGGCAACTCCTCGGCGGGGATCATCGAGTGCTCCGTCCTTGGAACGCCCGCGGTCAACGTGGGACCAAGGCAGAAGGGCCGCGAGCGCGGGGCCAACGTCCTCGACGCCGATTCGGACCCCGGAGAGGCGCGGAGGGCGCTCGAAAAAATCCTCGCCGAGGCGGGCATCCGCGAACGGCTCCTCCGGAAGCCCTCCCCATACGGCGACGGCGGCGCAGCGCAGAAGGCCCTGGCGAAACTTTTGGAAACCCCGACCGACGAGACCCTCCTGGATAAAACGCTCTCACTTTAACTGAGAGGTACTATGGTGGCCAGAAAGGAGACAAGGGGTTTAACCGAGCGAAGCGAGCTACGCCCCCGGCGAAACCCCTTGCCCCTGAAAAATCTCTTCCTATCCCCCACCGACGGGCTGCGCCGGGCGATGGAGGTGATAGACGCCGGACGGTTGGGGATGGCTCTGGTGGTGGACTCCGACGGCAGGCTGCTGGGCACGCTAACCGACGGCGACGTCCGACGTCACCTGCTCGGGGGAGGCGGCCAGGACGATCCGGTGGTGAAATTCTACTGCCGCAAGCCGGTGACGGCGACGACGGGGTACGACCGCGCCGGGCTCGCCCTCCTCGCGCAGACCCGGGGAATCAAGCTCATCCCCCTCATCGAGGACGGACGGCCTACGCGGCTCCTGACCCCGGCCGACCTGGAGGGGAAGGACCAGCCGGCGATACTGGGCGGCGCGCCCGCCTTCCGGGAGCCCATCCCGGTGGCCAGACCCACCCTGCCCGAATTCGAGGAGATATCCGACGAGATCCGGGCGGTGCTCGCGAGCGGGATAATAACGAACGGTCCGCAGGTGGAGGCCTTCGAGCGGGAAGCAGCGGCGTGGATGGGGACGGAGCCGGAGAAGGTGGTCGCGGTATCGAGCTGCACCATGGGGCTGGTCCTGGCCCTTTCCCGCATCGAGCCGCCGGGCGAGGTGGTGATGCCCAGCTTCACCTACTTCGCCACGGGGCTGGCGGCGACGTGGAACGCGCTGACGCCGGTGTTCGTGGACGCCAGGGCCGACGACTTCAACGTGGATGCCGGGGCGGTGTCCAAGGCCATAACGGATAAAACAAACGGCGCGCCGTCGGCCATCGTCGGCGTGTACATCTTCGGCTGCCCGCCCCCGGTCGCCGAGCTGCGCGAACTGGCCGACCACCACGGGATACCGCTGATTCTTGACGCCGCCCATGCCTTCGGCGCCGACCAGGACGGCACGCCGGCCGGGCGCTTCGGCGACGTCGAGGTCTTCTCCCTCTCGCCTACTAAACCGGTTACATCCGGGGAGGGCGGCCTGATCGTCTGCCGCGAGGAGACGACCGCCGCCGACTTGAGGCGCCGCCGGAACCTCGGTCTTCTGGACTCGGCCACCGATCCCACCCGGGGGTTGAACGGCAGGATGAGCGAGCTCAACGCCGTGCTGGGAAGGGCCTCTCTCCGGCACCTGGTGAAAAACCTGGAAACGCGCCGTCGGCTGGTCCAGGT
Protein-coding regions in this window:
- a CDS encoding polysaccharide biosynthesis tyrosine autokinase; translation: MEQPIDPGRGRGAPKISEYFLILRKRKWILIFAVLFSLTVAAYQSYTTLPTYVATASLVLETSGQNTDFLEGFYTSFQPFRLETELQIISSRSICLGVVERLDLAFHPQLQLPDGVFFQDPFVEIGFPIGKYKVIESESGFSVMDDAYNVIGKGLYDQPFVSNDSLFGFTLHDPEPHPKRIISFRVTNPIQEAESIRQSITVQQAKDSNAFIISVSNTDPKLVAKLANAIAEVYVDENLRWKQERARKAREFIGQQIEVAEVKLRLTEDLLREYKEELGTVSFPDEARERIRRLSVVEENKNILERELAELEGQKRIVGNYLNRGELDQGTLTAISSWPAFQMDQMLVELVREAGSLTIERERLSQTSGPLNPRLDEIDRELDSIENDIESQLSYTISAGALGISIEGKKSQIEQTRSSIAQLTGELSTMPREEMELSIREQKSDVVAKIHSLLLERYEEARINESMETGDVRIVDRAIRPTAPMSPNHTSDLLLGLVVGLIIGIGLAMIVEMNDTTVKSADEIANLTGLTAIGTIPKATEEFEELGEGRLIVLENPRSPIAETYRIIRTNIQYFSIDKEIRVLSITSPSKGEGKTTTTANLGVSIAQQGHKTLLVDTDLRKAKMHRFFNIPNTPGFTELILGDRTDEDVIRSTRVENLFVLPSGHPPPNPSELLSSRRTKDILERFRQEYDRVILDTPPVLAVTDPAILGSLVDGTILVIESESSEAEAVKEAVNLLRNARAQILGFVLNKVDLTRTYKSHRYYHYYYHHDDEAERSKGSIWKRFRGKK
- a CDS encoding nucleotidyltransferase family protein, with amino-acid sequence METPNALEWLTEERLAPLTDWKLHVGGLAQGLQVDILVSLKEKRRQEARLELVQTAPLLDLLAATVALQPLALKGLDFRARLYPPATRPAADLDLYLERRKIARFAEAAEKTGWRLATRGRLGRRLWRRWNHLIWGKDQPLREPLLRSPPPVGVRYLAVVSRTRLG
- a CDS encoding PqqD family protein; translated protein: MKTYDPDAVPVKAGRIPSQDVDGEIFAITPDDGFLHNFNEVGSLIWNLIDGKHSLGEIESSILAEYDAEPHQLRNDLTTFFKVLGEKGLVEYAR
- a CDS encoding radical SAM protein encodes the protein MKDGVAESNVFSNLRWKAFHRHIPYIVTFELTYRCNLKCTHCYLTPGDPHEEEMPALNWIRTIRELADLGTFYVTVTGGEPTLYPGFWDILDELHRRETVIRVFTNATTLTEEDVDRLIRCGVRYVDISLHGPDAATHEAITRTPGSFSRTIEAVKRLRAAGVYVNLKGCLLRSNFRRVNELDRFMLSLGGQPMISSTITPANDGGTGPLETALNTEEYCFIYDNYYREDNEPTETGKERILPVMGCTAGFSTLSVAPDGEVFPCLQLRVSMGNVRRNTLRRIWHHAPLNLYLSGLMQLAPPGCLGCELADSCMRCPGLALIETGSLWKPSPSACQAASNYKSAHTLHLSRKGNGNEQEELHPTESNQ
- a CDS encoding nucleotide sugar dehydrogenase — translated: MNHNELARKLKEGPAVFGVIGLGYVGLPLALEFAEAGIRVVGFDIDPTKVEFLRKGESYIQQIPAGRIKPYVDGGLLTATGDLDRLGEVDVIAICVPTPLDGHRQPDLSFVETTSRDVAGRLKKGQVVILESTTYPGTTREVVLPILEKGSGLKGGTDFFLAFSPEREDPGNKDYRTRTIPKVIGALTPAGLDLVKVFYGRVFEQTVPVSSLEVAEMTKIFENTFRAVNIALVNELKMLALRMGVNLHEVIDAASTKPFGFMPFRPGPGLGGHCIPIDPFYLTWKAHEYEFSTRFIELAGEINTGMPRFVVERTAEALNHAGKPLQGSKILILGISYKPDIDDMRESPAVPVMEGLLERGAKVDYHDPYIKKMPATRQTELRLQSIPLKDYAELKAYDAVVIVTNHSDYDYREVVRCAALVVDTRNATAGIPNDGNVWLA
- a CDS encoding acylneuraminate cytidylyltransferase family protein, which codes for MEILAVIPARGSSKGLERKNLAPLGGRPLLAYTADCVLGAVHPLRAVLSTEDDEIASLGRRLGLDVPFRRPDDLARDTSTSLEVLQHALASLHADEGYAPEWVVLLQPTSPLRTAAHLDAALDLLLSGGFDSLLSLSPMRQNPAWAYRVTGGLVEAIERERPDRRQELPDFYYPNGAIYATSPELLAADRLLGDRCAAFVMEPWESVDVDDAWDMAVAEAGLIHAKRAARW
- a CDS encoding N-acetylneuraminate synthase family protein; translation: MVAAFRVGGRLLAPGVPVYIVAEGGVNHDGDPEKALELAVAAKECGADAVKFQLFTPENLVAAGAPPARYQRKNAGGKDQLAMLERLKLTERDFARVKSRCDGLGLDFILSAFSEDDVRAAARLGVPALKIGSGELTDPFVLDAARHTGLPLMVSTGMANLEDVAWAVDRLGEADILLFHCTSSYPAPLEELNLRALTALHDRFVRPVGLSDHSPGTLAACLAVALGACAVEKHFTLDTGGLGPDHAASLDPAGFRELIRGIRNAERILGDGEKRATPAEENTRSVARKGLRTTRRLETGHRLAPGDLTAKRPAVGLDPRGVEGLYGRRIKGKLDPDQPLTEDDLE
- a CDS encoding methyltransferase domain-containing protein, translating into MEYEIYDTAPDSLPTEAIRLRSVASIHRRFGNADFAGWTIANLGLASGERVLDIGCGVGQITVPLARAVAPDGHAKGIDNEPDYAAAWDALDKGDLPISFDLWRWEAPWPWPNGSYDAAASNFTLTIMPDLDLAVREIGRILRPNGRLLVTGSAPDDQAEFMQMHWELVGEHPTAEMAARGRDMTTEILPLLDEVFGPGKRIDFANDLSFPRPQDVAEFYATGKLYGLLATDPRTRDDLLDIIFHAAEEHIAKHGTYVVKRRLLGGLYIKKP
- the neuC gene encoding UDP-N-acetylglucosamine 2-epimerase, with translation MTQRRIAILTGCRSDYGLLRPFIRRVEGEPGAELLLYAAAGHLSHSRGMTVEEIRRDGFEPVTLAPVVEDDDTPAGMAELASRVTGELARLWRRDRPDWLVVLGDRVEVLGAAVAAWYCRVPLAQFHAGDLSLVDDGPRHAVSRLAHLLFPATRSAAERLLAWGEEAWRVHPVGSLAADRVLSSPPLDPKELRELGERVGLNLDGDFLVLLYHPLPGEPEKTAKGLTACLEALDAASLPTLVLHPNADAGGRPIVEELERWVGREPHRALQTSLAPESFTEILRRTRALVGNSSAGIIECSVLGTPAVNVGPRQKGRERGANVLDADSDPGEARRALEKILAEAGIRERLLRKPSPYGDGGAAQKALAKLLETPTDETLLDKTLSL
- a CDS encoding aminotransferase class I/II-fold pyridoxal phosphate-dependent enzyme; this translates as MPLKNLFLSPTDGLRRAMEVIDAGRLGMALVVDSDGRLLGTLTDGDVRRHLLGGGGQDDPVVKFYCRKPVTATTGYDRAGLALLAQTRGIKLIPLIEDGRPTRLLTPADLEGKDQPAILGGAPAFREPIPVARPTLPEFEEISDEIRAVLASGIITNGPQVEAFEREAAAWMGTEPEKVVAVSSCTMGLVLALSRIEPPGEVVMPSFTYFATGLAATWNALTPVFVDARADDFNVDAGAVSKAITDKTNGAPSAIVGVYIFGCPPPVAELRELADHHGIPLILDAAHAFGADQDGTPAGRFGDVEVFSLSPTKPVTSGEGGLIVCREETTAADLRRRRNLGLLDSATDPTRGLNGRMSELNAVLGRASLRHLVKNLETRRRLVQVYYDELGDTPGLGFQKLPPGAVSTFKDFAVVVDSDKLGMTRDDLAQGLAAENIGTKKYFSPPLHLQRRFAGLSRTAGTLRVTENLAENVLCLPLYSHQAEEDVRRVAAAVKRLAAHAEEVDRRLTELRREWE